One Opitutia bacterium DNA segment encodes these proteins:
- a CDS encoding NAD(P)/FAD-dependent oxidoreductase has product MKNFVILGAGTAGTIMANKLARALPSSGWRITVVDRDNDHPYQPGFLFVPFHGYEPQDLVKSRRKTLHPRVDFVEALIERIEPDHNRVHLKGGHVLAYDFLIIATGTQPVPAQNEGMLGDEWHKSVGEFYTLEGCTALQRQLDQFKGGRLVVNIAEMPIKCPVAPLEFAFLADSYFRAKGMRDKVEIDYVTPLPAAFTKPKAAELLGDFLDKRRIHLTADFALGRVDQEAKKIHSWDEREVAYDLLVTVPTNMGDPVIGASGIGDELNYVPTDKHTLVSKVAPNIFALGDATDLPSSKAGSVAHFQADVLMENILSVVAGNAPEAKFDGHANCFIESGDGKALLIDFSYDVEPLPGHYPLPHVGPMSLLKETRLNHFGKLMFRWVYWNMLLPARPMPVGHAFSMSGKKTTAA; this is encoded by the coding sequence ATGAAAAACTTCGTGATCCTCGGCGCCGGCACCGCTGGCACCATCATGGCCAACAAACTGGCCCGCGCGCTGCCCTCCTCCGGGTGGCGCATCACCGTGGTCGATCGCGACAACGACCACCCTTACCAACCCGGCTTCCTCTTCGTGCCGTTCCACGGCTACGAACCGCAGGACCTCGTCAAATCCCGCCGCAAGACGCTGCACCCGCGCGTGGATTTCGTCGAAGCGCTCATCGAGCGCATCGAACCCGACCACAACCGCGTGCACCTCAAGGGCGGCCACGTGCTCGCCTACGACTTCCTCATCATCGCCACCGGCACCCAGCCCGTGCCCGCGCAGAACGAGGGCATGCTGGGCGACGAGTGGCACAAGTCCGTCGGCGAGTTCTACACGCTCGAAGGCTGCACCGCGCTCCAACGCCAGCTCGACCAGTTCAAGGGCGGCCGCCTCGTCGTGAACATCGCCGAGATGCCGATCAAGTGCCCCGTCGCGCCGCTCGAGTTCGCCTTCCTCGCCGACTCGTATTTCCGCGCCAAAGGCATGCGCGACAAAGTCGAGATCGACTACGTCACGCCGCTCCCGGCCGCGTTCACCAAGCCGAAGGCCGCGGAACTGCTCGGCGACTTCCTGGACAAACGTCGCATCCACCTCACCGCCGACTTCGCCCTCGGTCGCGTCGATCAGGAGGCGAAGAAGATCCACTCCTGGGACGAGCGCGAGGTCGCCTACGACCTGCTCGTGACGGTGCCCACCAACATGGGCGATCCCGTCATCGGTGCTTCCGGCATCGGCGACGAGCTCAACTACGTCCCGACCGACAAGCACACGCTCGTCTCCAAGGTCGCGCCCAACATCTTCGCTCTCGGCGATGCCACCGACCTGCCCTCCTCGAAAGCCGGTTCGGTCGCGCACTTCCAAGCCGACGTGCTGATGGAAAACATCCTCAGCGTCGTGGCCGGCAACGCGCCCGAGGCGAAGTTCGACGGCCACGCCAACTGCTTCATCGAGTCCGGCGACGGCAAGGCGCTGCTCATCGACTTCAGCTACGACGTCGAGCCGCTGCCCGGCCACTACCCGCTCCCGCACGTTGGCCCGATGTCGCTGCTCAAGGAGACGCGCCTGAATCACTTCGGGAAACTCATGTTCCGCTGGGTCTATTGGAACATGCTCCTCCCCGCGCGCCCCATGCCCGTCGGCCACGCCTTCAGCATGAGCGGCAAGAAAACCACCGCCGCGTGA
- a CDS encoding outer membrane protein transport protein, giving the protein MKTLRSLLPLAATLAAVGLTSPLVATNGMNMEGYGPIATAMGGTSMAFDNGTAAVINNPATLGLMAERARLDVAIGILGPDITATNPAGAKADSELTAFYMPAFGYARRSGDLTYGLGIFGQGGMGCQYDANSWRGLGFGLENRTEVSVGRVIAPIVWKVNDRLHVAATADFLWAGMDLKMAMSGTQFFDLVMPTSQQFGRASGTIVQSFSGMMATLPAGTNVDYAYFNFSNGNAMTGEAKGYGYAGKIGVLYQASPQLTLGLTYHTKSSLSDLKTSRAAMSFQLNVPGMGRMAQTLNGEMKVNNFEWPAMLGAGLAYRPNERWLIAADLRQIYWASVMNQFAMTFTASSAASNGNFAGQQLSAVLFQNWDDQLVAQLGAAYQATDKLTLRFGGAASSDPIPDKFLNCLFPATIERHLMVGFGWKFDERSSLDFSFTHGFEVGKTNGYGIHITHGQNNAQLMYSYRF; this is encoded by the coding sequence ATGAAAACCCTGCGCTCCCTTCTCCCCCTCGCGGCCACGCTCGCGGCGGTCGGTCTCACGAGCCCGCTGGTCGCGACCAACGGCATGAACATGGAAGGCTACGGCCCCATCGCCACGGCGATGGGCGGCACCTCCATGGCCTTCGACAACGGCACCGCCGCCGTCATCAACAACCCGGCCACGCTCGGCCTCATGGCTGAGCGCGCCCGCCTCGATGTCGCCATCGGCATCCTCGGGCCTGACATCACGGCGACCAACCCCGCCGGAGCGAAGGCTGATTCGGAGCTCACGGCGTTCTACATGCCGGCCTTCGGCTACGCGCGGCGCTCGGGCGACCTCACTTATGGCCTCGGCATCTTCGGCCAGGGCGGCATGGGCTGCCAATACGACGCGAATTCCTGGCGCGGCCTCGGCTTCGGCCTCGAGAATCGCACCGAGGTCTCCGTCGGCCGCGTCATCGCCCCGATCGTCTGGAAGGTGAACGACCGCCTCCACGTCGCCGCCACCGCCGATTTCCTGTGGGCCGGCATGGACCTCAAGATGGCCATGAGCGGCACGCAGTTCTTCGACCTCGTGATGCCAACCAGCCAGCAATTCGGCCGCGCCTCCGGCACGATCGTCCAGAGCTTCAGCGGCATGATGGCCACGCTGCCCGCCGGCACGAACGTCGACTACGCGTATTTCAACTTCTCCAACGGCAACGCGATGACCGGCGAGGCCAAGGGCTACGGCTACGCCGGCAAGATCGGCGTCCTTTACCAAGCCTCCCCGCAACTCACCCTCGGCCTCACCTACCACACCAAGTCTTCGCTCAGCGACCTCAAGACGAGCCGCGCCGCGATGAGCTTCCAGCTCAACGTCCCCGGCATGGGCCGCATGGCGCAGACGCTCAACGGCGAGATGAAGGTGAACAATTTCGAGTGGCCCGCCATGCTCGGCGCCGGCCTCGCCTACCGCCCGAACGAGCGCTGGCTCATCGCCGCCGACCTCCGCCAAATCTACTGGGCGAGCGTCATGAACCAGTTCGCGATGACCTTCACCGCGTCGTCCGCCGCCAGCAACGGCAACTTCGCCGGCCAGCAGCTCAGCGCCGTGCTCTTCCAGAACTGGGACGACCAGCTCGTCGCGCAGCTCGGCGCCGCCTACCAGGCGACCGACAAGCTCACGCTCCGCTTCGGCGGCGCGGCCTCGAGCGACCCGATCCCGGACAAGTTCCTGAACTGCCTCTTCCCGGCCACGATCGAACGCCACCTGATGGTCGGCTTCGGCTGGAAGTTCGACGAGCGCTCCAGCCTCGACTTCTCGTTCACCCACGGCTTCGAGGTCGGCAAGACCAACGGCTACGGCATCCACATCACGCACGGGCAGAACAACGCCCAGCTGATGTATAGCTACCGCTTCTGA
- a CDS encoding Tar ligand binding domain-containing protein: MRNLSLRLQLLLAFGVIASIALVVAGIGYLATHRVSGYVNHIGEHTMPAMEGLLESRFELESVRVAQRTLLSPNLKPDDRARQFTNAQEALERYRKEFAVYSAEAKSGPHAGEIAQLERQVADWQEANDKFFATVHALERMDVTNPVALEAQQEGFRGDHHQAIARAATHIFGAQAYTGGTDATACRYGKWLSSYRTANPAISGLMEKSRGPHARFHAAIAAIQAKLSAGETAEAQKIYTENLVPAADETIGMFGALLAETAKARDIYDQLDHITMTEVREKQKIVQASYSALVAASRTEADRAVDTAQADARSSGRGVAIATLAGVVLALVLGFGLAFSLSNRIGAVSATLDAGADQTAAAATQIAGASSSLAEGASRQAAALEETSATLAEISSMTKRAADHAREAKSIARDARGAAETS; the protein is encoded by the coding sequence ATGAGAAACCTCAGTCTCCGTCTCCAGCTGTTGCTGGCTTTCGGCGTCATCGCGTCCATCGCGCTCGTCGTCGCCGGCATTGGCTACCTTGCCACCCACCGCGTCAGCGGTTACGTCAACCACATCGGAGAGCACACGATGCCCGCCATGGAGGGGCTGCTCGAATCCCGGTTCGAGCTCGAGAGCGTGCGGGTGGCCCAGCGCACGCTGCTGTCGCCCAATCTCAAGCCCGACGATCGGGCCCGACAGTTTACCAACGCCCAGGAGGCGCTGGAGCGCTACCGAAAGGAGTTCGCCGTCTACAGCGCGGAGGCGAAGAGCGGACCGCACGCCGGCGAGATCGCGCAGCTTGAGCGCCAGGTCGCCGACTGGCAGGAGGCGAACGACAAATTTTTCGCGACCGTGCACGCCCTCGAGCGCATGGACGTCACCAATCCCGTGGCACTCGAGGCGCAGCAGGAGGGCTTCCGGGGCGACCACCATCAGGCCATTGCGCGCGCGGCGACGCACATTTTCGGGGCGCAGGCCTACACCGGCGGCACTGATGCCACCGCCTGCCGCTACGGCAAATGGCTCTCCAGTTACCGCACCGCCAATCCCGCGATCAGCGGCCTCATGGAAAAATCCCGCGGGCCGCACGCGCGTTTCCACGCGGCCATCGCCGCCATCCAGGCCAAGCTCTCCGCCGGCGAAACCGCGGAGGCGCAGAAAATCTACACCGAGAACCTCGTGCCTGCGGCCGACGAGACCATCGGCATGTTCGGCGCGCTCCTGGCCGAAACCGCCAAGGCCCGCGACATTTACGACCAGCTCGACCACATCACGATGACCGAAGTGCGCGAAAAGCAGAAGATCGTGCAGGCGTCCTACTCGGCGCTGGTTGCCGCCTCGCGAACGGAGGCGGATCGCGCGGTCGATACGGCGCAGGCGGACGCCCGTTCCTCCGGACGCGGGGTGGCGATCGCCACGCTCGCCGGCGTCGTGCTCGCGCTTGTGCTCGGGTTCGGCCTCGCCTTTTCGCTGTCGAACCGCATCGGCGCCGTCAGCGCCACGCTCGATGCCGGTGCGGACCAGACCGCCGCGGCGGCCACACAGATTGCCGGCGCGAGTTCCAGCCTGGCCGAAGGTGCAAGCCGGCAGGCCGCGGCCCTCGAGGAAACCTCCGCCACGCTCGCGGAGATTTCGAGCATGACCAAGCGCGCCGCCGATCACGCCCGCGAAGCGAAATCCATCGCCCGCGACGCGCGCGGCGCGGCCGAAACCAGCTGA
- a CDS encoding class I SAM-dependent methyltransferase gives MALNPAYGAEFWDNRYSTPDFVFGTEPNDFLRVVADRIPAGPVLCLAEGEGRNAVFLATRGHAVTATDLSATGLAKAQALAAQRGVALTTEAADLAAYAIAPGAWSGIVAIFMHLPPELRRDVLARVAAGLRPGGVFVMEAYTPAQLAFGTGGPKDPALLPTLELLRTELPGLKFEIGRELERDVHEGGGHTGRSAVVQILARRPA, from the coding sequence ATGGCACTGAACCCCGCTTACGGCGCCGAATTCTGGGACAACCGCTACTCCACGCCGGACTTCGTCTTCGGGACGGAGCCCAATGATTTTCTCCGCGTCGTCGCCGACCGGATTCCCGCCGGCCCGGTGCTTTGCCTCGCCGAGGGCGAGGGTCGCAACGCTGTCTTCCTCGCCACGCGCGGACACGCCGTGACCGCGACCGATCTTTCCGCAACCGGACTCGCGAAGGCGCAAGCGCTCGCCGCGCAACGCGGGGTCGCACTTACGACCGAAGCGGCCGATCTCGCGGCCTACGCCATCGCGCCCGGCGCGTGGAGCGGCATCGTGGCGATTTTCATGCACTTGCCGCCGGAGCTGCGACGCGACGTCCTTGCCCGAGTCGCCGCAGGTCTGCGCCCGGGCGGTGTCTTCGTGATGGAAGCCTACACGCCCGCGCAGCTCGCGTTTGGCACCGGCGGGCCGAAGGACCCGGCGTTGCTGCCCACGCTCGAGCTGCTGCGCACCGAGTTACCCGGGCTCAAGTTCGAGATCGGACGCGAACTCGAGCGCGACGTGCACGAGGGCGGCGGCCACACCGGACGCAGCGCGGTCGTGCAGATCCTCGCGCGCCGGCCCGCCTGA
- a CDS encoding permease has product MWFWAEWIADRVVAACALDAARGLGAALHFFVYDLLKVVVLVAGVSFLMALVRGAIPHDKLRAKLEGRGGRLLGYPAAALFGALTPFCSCSSVPIFLGFVQARFPIGVAFAFLITSPLVNEIAVAIMAATFGWKLALGYATAGILLGIGGGLFLGALRAERWLQPNAQFTGEEDDDMPPEGWRARLIDAAQTSGRILRNIAPWLVGALVLGAGLHGFVPENFFQSLFAGRGAWTVPLASLAGLPLYVSANATVPLLEAFVAKGVPLGTALAFLLSAVGVSLPELVMLRSVMTVRLLVIFSVVVLVGTTIVGWVFNAWH; this is encoded by the coding sequence ATGTGGTTCTGGGCAGAATGGATCGCTGACCGCGTCGTCGCGGCGTGCGCACTCGATGCGGCGCGCGGCCTCGGCGCGGCGCTGCATTTTTTCGTCTACGACCTGCTCAAGGTCGTCGTGCTCGTCGCCGGCGTCTCGTTCCTGATGGCGCTCGTGCGCGGCGCCATCCCGCACGACAAACTCCGCGCGAAGCTCGAAGGCCGCGGCGGCCGGCTGCTGGGCTATCCGGCGGCCGCGCTGTTCGGCGCGCTGACACCGTTCTGCTCGTGCTCGTCGGTGCCGATCTTCCTCGGCTTCGTGCAGGCGCGTTTCCCCATCGGCGTCGCGTTCGCCTTCCTCATCACCTCGCCGCTGGTGAACGAGATCGCGGTCGCGATCATGGCCGCCACCTTCGGCTGGAAACTCGCGCTCGGCTACGCCACCGCCGGCATCCTCCTCGGCATCGGCGGCGGCCTCTTCCTCGGGGCGTTGCGCGCCGAGCGCTGGCTGCAGCCGAACGCTCAATTCACCGGCGAGGAGGATGACGACATGCCGCCCGAAGGCTGGCGCGCGCGCCTCATCGACGCCGCGCAAACCAGCGGCCGCATCCTGCGCAACATCGCGCCGTGGCTCGTCGGCGCGCTCGTGCTCGGCGCGGGGCTCCACGGTTTCGTGCCGGAGAATTTCTTCCAATCGCTCTTCGCCGGCCGCGGCGCGTGGACCGTGCCGCTGGCCTCGCTCGCCGGCCTGCCGCTCTACGTCAGCGCCAACGCCACCGTGCCGCTCCTCGAGGCCTTCGTCGCCAAGGGGGTGCCGCTCGGCACCGCGCTGGCGTTCCTGCTCTCCGCCGTCGGCGTGTCGCTCCCCGAGCTCGTGATGCTGCGCAGCGTGATGACCGTGCGCCTGCTCGTGATTTTTTCCGTCGTCGTGCTTGTCGGCACCACGATTGTGGGTTGGGTGTTCAACGCATGGCACTGA
- a CDS encoding DUF2892 domain-containing protein, giving the protein MKTNVGFIDRIVRIILGCAILGAGYYFKSWWGLVGAVPLLTAAFGFCPAYLPLGINTCGLKTKE; this is encoded by the coding sequence ATGAAAACCAACGTCGGCTTCATCGATCGCATCGTTCGCATCATCCTCGGCTGCGCCATTCTCGGCGCGGGCTACTACTTCAAAAGCTGGTGGGGCCTCGTCGGCGCCGTGCCGCTGCTCACCGCCGCCTTCGGCTTCTGCCCGGCCTACCTGCCGCTCGGCATCAATACCTGCGGCCTGAAGACCAAGGAATGA
- a CDS encoding rhodanese-like domain-containing protein, whose translation MNWFLLLLLAFMAFMVVRQLIMMRPGIPLEDAKAALKAGTAVLVDLREPMEWHSGVAKTAALMPLSDLRGERTQWRAFLEKNKGKKLLLYCASGTRSGMAASTLKKEGFDAVNAGSLRDWDKAGWPICSPKHR comes from the coding sequence ATGAACTGGTTCCTCCTCCTCCTCCTCGCGTTCATGGCCTTCATGGTCGTGCGCCAGCTCATCATGATGCGCCCCGGCATCCCGCTCGAAGACGCCAAGGCCGCGCTCAAAGCCGGCACCGCCGTGCTCGTCGATCTCCGCGAGCCGATGGAGTGGCACAGCGGCGTCGCCAAGACCGCCGCGCTCATGCCGCTCAGCGACCTCCGCGGCGAGCGCACGCAATGGCGCGCCTTCCTCGAGAAAAACAAGGGCAAGAAACTCCTCCTCTACTGCGCCTCTGGCACGCGCTCCGGCATGGCCGCCTCGACGCTGAAAAAGGAAGGCTTCGACGCCGTGAACGCCGGCTCGCTCCGCGACTGGGATAAGGCCGGCTGGCCCATCTGCTCGCCGAAACACCGCTGA
- a CDS encoding efflux RND transporter permease subunit, which produces MSTAPRQYGIAGRMAAMFIDSKLTPIVVAASLLLGVFAVLMLPREEEPQIKVPMIDVMVAMPGASAPEVENRVTRPMEKLLWEIAGVEYLYSTSSPGGSMTVVRFKVGTDLETALVRLNQKLQTNFDHIPLGVTPPLIKPRTIDDVPVVALTFHSARYDHYTLRRIAAQVEESVKAIPMVAETTLIGGTRRQVRVQLDPNALTARNLAASYLVPMLQQANSQTHTGAQSFANQETVLQTGTFLRDARDVGNVVVGVSGDRPVYLRDVATISDTAEEPSNYVLFGRGVSHPAATPPVAGVADPGPASSRPATTDTTEQAAVTLSLAKRPGANAVEVVAAVNEKIAALRGTTIPADVEVTLTRDYGATAAEKSNELLLHMGIAVFGVAILIMFFLGWRESLVVLLAIPVTLGLTLLVFYLYGYTLNRITLFALIFSIGILVDDAIVVVENIVRHMNLPSCRHRPLIDVAIEAVDEVGNPTILATWAVIAAVLPMAFVSGMMGPYMRPIPIGSSAAMLFSLLVAFAVTPWAALKVLRGHHNKDGHTSEFVPTAAEDHDTMPDNAFTRLYTRFMQPLIAHRSWRWAFLAVVAFLTVGSAGLVGIGAVKVKMLPFDNKSEFQVIINLPEGTTLEQSARVAREMAASLRTEPEVRDYQVYAGAASPFNFNGLVRHYFMRRGSNVADIQVNLVPKHERSAQSHDIAKRIRPRLTAIAAKYDAVVVVAEVPPGPPVLSTLVAEIYGPSEEARLKLADQVRSVFKASPGVVDVDWYVEAEQPRTILRVDKAKAALHGLTEAAIARTVQMGVQGYPVTLLHAPAEREDVAIVLELPRAARARPDDILALTVRSEMNPAAPLVPLRELVTLEQTRAERNIYHKNLMNVTYVTGDVAGVVESPVYAILAMNQELAKLKGTDFGGTTDTVKLYNSAMPFDDREPAMKWDGEWQVTIEVFRDLGLAFGAVLILIYMLMVGWFKNYSTPLIVMTVIPFSLVGIMPAHAVMGAFFTATSMIGFMAGAGIVVRNSIILVDFIELRLSHGRTLAQACIESGAVRFRPMMLTALAVVVGGLVILADPIFQGLAISLLFGAIASLVISPLAVPLIYYMTHAGQPATPPPAPPCELPETQP; this is translated from the coding sequence ATGAGCACCGCGCCCCGCCAATACGGCATCGCCGGCCGCATGGCCGCGATGTTCATCGACTCGAAGCTGACGCCCATCGTCGTCGCCGCGTCGCTCCTGCTCGGCGTTTTCGCCGTGCTCATGCTCCCGCGCGAAGAGGAGCCGCAGATCAAGGTGCCCATGATCGACGTCATGGTCGCCATGCCCGGCGCCAGCGCGCCCGAGGTGGAGAATCGCGTCACGCGCCCGATGGAGAAACTCCTCTGGGAAATCGCCGGCGTCGAATACCTCTACTCCACCTCCAGTCCCGGCGGCAGCATGACCGTCGTGCGTTTCAAGGTCGGCACCGATCTCGAGACCGCGCTCGTCCGCCTCAACCAGAAGCTTCAGACCAACTTCGACCACATCCCGCTCGGCGTCACGCCGCCGCTGATCAAGCCGCGCACGATCGACGACGTGCCCGTCGTCGCCCTCACGTTCCACAGCGCGCGCTACGATCACTACACGCTGCGCCGCATCGCCGCGCAGGTCGAGGAGTCCGTCAAAGCCATCCCGATGGTCGCCGAGACGACGCTCATCGGCGGCACGCGCCGCCAAGTTCGCGTGCAGCTCGACCCGAACGCCCTCACCGCGCGCAACCTCGCCGCGTCCTACCTCGTGCCGATGCTGCAGCAGGCGAATTCGCAGACGCACACCGGCGCGCAGTCCTTCGCCAACCAGGAAACCGTTCTCCAAACCGGCACCTTCCTCCGCGACGCGCGTGACGTCGGCAATGTCGTCGTCGGCGTCTCTGGCGACCGCCCCGTCTATCTCCGCGACGTCGCCACAATCAGCGACACCGCCGAAGAACCGTCCAACTACGTCCTGTTCGGCCGCGGCGTTTCACACCCGGCCGCCACGCCTCCTGTAGCCGGGGTCGCTGACCCCGGCCCGGCCTCATCGAGGCCGGCTACAACCGACACCACCGAGCAGGCCGCCGTCACACTCTCGCTCGCCAAGCGCCCCGGCGCCAACGCCGTCGAAGTCGTCGCCGCCGTGAACGAGAAAATCGCCGCGCTCCGCGGCACCACGATTCCCGCCGACGTCGAGGTGACACTCACGCGCGACTACGGCGCCACCGCCGCCGAGAAATCCAACGAGCTCCTCCTCCACATGGGCATCGCCGTCTTCGGCGTCGCGATCCTCATCATGTTCTTCCTCGGCTGGCGCGAGTCGCTCGTCGTGTTGCTCGCCATCCCCGTGACGCTCGGTCTCACGCTGCTGGTTTTCTATCTCTACGGCTACACGCTGAACCGCATCACGCTCTTCGCGCTGATCTTCTCCATCGGCATCCTCGTGGACGACGCGATCGTCGTCGTCGAAAACATCGTCCGGCACATGAACCTCCCGAGCTGCCGCCACCGCCCGCTCATCGACGTCGCCATCGAGGCCGTGGACGAAGTCGGCAATCCCACGATCCTCGCGACGTGGGCCGTCATCGCCGCCGTGCTGCCAATGGCGTTCGTCAGCGGCATGATGGGCCCCTACATGCGCCCGATCCCGATCGGCTCCAGCGCCGCGATGCTCTTCTCGTTGCTCGTTGCCTTCGCCGTCACGCCGTGGGCCGCGCTGAAGGTCCTCCGCGGCCACCACAACAAGGACGGCCACACCTCCGAGTTCGTGCCCACCGCCGCCGAGGATCACGACACGATGCCGGACAACGCGTTCACGCGCCTCTACACGCGTTTCATGCAGCCCTTGATCGCCCACCGCTCGTGGCGCTGGGCGTTCCTCGCGGTCGTCGCCTTCCTCACCGTCGGCTCCGCCGGTCTCGTCGGCATCGGCGCCGTGAAGGTCAAGATGCTGCCCTTCGACAACAAGTCGGAGTTCCAAGTCATCATCAACCTCCCCGAGGGCACGACGCTCGAGCAATCCGCCCGCGTCGCCCGAGAAATGGCCGCCTCGCTCCGCACCGAGCCCGAGGTGCGCGACTACCAGGTTTATGCCGGCGCCGCGTCGCCGTTTAATTTCAACGGCCTCGTCCGCCACTACTTCATGCGGCGCGGCAGCAACGTCGCCGACATCCAGGTCAACCTCGTGCCGAAGCACGAGCGTTCCGCGCAGAGCCACGACATCGCCAAGCGCATCCGCCCGCGCCTCACCGCCATCGCCGCGAAATACGACGCCGTCGTCGTCGTCGCCGAGGTGCCGCCCGGCCCGCCGGTCCTCTCCACCCTCGTCGCCGAAATCTACGGCCCGAGCGAAGAAGCGCGCCTCAAACTCGCCGACCAAGTCCGCAGCGTCTTCAAAGCCTCGCCCGGCGTCGTGGACGTGGATTGGTATGTCGAAGCCGAGCAGCCGCGCACGATTCTCCGTGTGGACAAGGCCAAGGCCGCGCTCCACGGCCTGACCGAGGCCGCCATCGCGCGCACCGTGCAGATGGGCGTGCAGGGTTACCCCGTCACGCTCCTCCACGCTCCCGCCGAGCGCGAAGACGTGGCCATCGTCCTCGAACTCCCGCGCGCCGCCCGCGCCCGGCCCGACGACATCCTCGCGCTCACCGTGCGCTCGGAGATGAATCCCGCCGCGCCGCTCGTGCCGCTCCGCGAGCTCGTCACTCTCGAACAGACCCGCGCCGAGCGGAACATCTACCACAAGAACCTGATGAACGTCACCTACGTCACCGGCGACGTCGCCGGCGTAGTCGAGAGCCCCGTTTACGCCATCCTCGCGATGAACCAGGAACTCGCGAAACTCAAAGGCACCGACTTCGGCGGCACGACCGACACCGTGAAGCTCTACAACTCCGCCATGCCCTTCGACGACCGCGAACCCGCGATGAAGTGGGACGGCGAGTGGCAAGTCACGATCGAGGTCTTCCGCGACCTCGGCCTGGCCTTCGGCGCCGTGCTCATCCTCATCTACATGCTCATGGTCGGCTGGTTCAAAAACTACTCCACGCCGCTCATCGTGATGACGGTGATTCCGTTCTCGCTCGTCGGCATCATGCCGGCGCACGCGGTGATGGGCGCGTTCTTCACCGCCACGTCGATGATCGGCTTCATGGCCGGCGCCGGCATCGTGGTGCGAAATTCGATCATCCTCGTGGATTTCATCGAGCTGCGTCTCAGCCACGGCCGCACGCTCGCCCAAGCCTGCATCGAGTCCGGCGCCGTGCGCTTCCGTCCGATGATGCTCACCGCGCTCGCGGTGGTCGTCGGCGGCCTCGTAATCCTCGCCGACCCGATCTTCCAAGGCCTCGCGATCTCGCTGCTCTTCGGCGCCATCGCCTCCCTCGTCATCAGCCCGCTCGCCGTGCCGCTGATCTACTACATGACCCACGCCGGCCAACCCGCCACGCCACCGCCCGCGCCCCCGTGCGAGCTGCCCGAGACCCAGCCCTAA
- a CDS encoding efflux RND transporter periplasmic adaptor subunit codes for MKLPATALILALALLAGCAKHGADSATAAPALPTARVSVAKAAAIDAPVLTEVTGTVRPAERAILAARVMGTISDLPVTLGQRVAAGEVLLKISAAEISARVAQARSQFNVAQRDLARERDLLAKNASTADMVRGLEDRFAGAEAMLREAETMLGYTELRAPFAGTVTRKFVHAGDLAAPGHPLLEVEGAGDLQIETGIPDSLAANVKLGDALLVQAESGATFRANIVELSSASDAFARTVTAKLAVATDAPVRSGQFVRVHVPSATVHAIVVPADALSSAGQLEHVFVAINNRAELRLVKTGAAHDGRIEILSGLSVGESVIVRAPAGLREGQPLEIAP; via the coding sequence ATGAAACTCCCCGCCACCGCTCTCATCCTCGCCCTCGCGCTCCTCGCCGGCTGCGCGAAGCACGGCGCTGATTCCGCGACCGCCGCTCCCGCGCTCCCCACCGCACGCGTGTCCGTCGCGAAAGCCGCCGCGATCGACGCCCCCGTCCTCACCGAAGTCACCGGCACCGTCCGCCCCGCCGAGCGCGCGATACTCGCCGCCAGGGTCATGGGCACCATCTCCGACCTGCCCGTCACGCTCGGCCAACGCGTCGCCGCCGGCGAGGTGCTGTTGAAAATCTCCGCCGCTGAAATCTCCGCGCGCGTCGCCCAAGCTCGCTCGCAATTCAACGTCGCCCAGCGCGACCTCGCCCGCGAACGCGACCTCCTCGCCAAGAACGCCAGCACCGCCGACATGGTGCGCGGCCTCGAAGACCGCTTCGCCGGCGCCGAGGCGATGCTGCGCGAAGCCGAGACCATGCTCGGCTACACCGAGCTGCGCGCGCCCTTCGCCGGCACCGTCACCCGCAAATTCGTCCACGCCGGCGACCTCGCCGCGCCCGGCCACCCGCTCCTCGAAGTAGAGGGCGCGGGCGACCTCCAGATCGAGACCGGCATCCCCGACTCCCTCGCGGCCAACGTGAAACTCGGCGACGCGCTCCTCGTGCAAGCCGAGTCCGGCGCCACGTTCCGCGCCAACATCGTCGAACTCTCGTCCGCCTCCGACGCCTTCGCGCGCACCGTCACCGCCAAACTCGCCGTCGCCACCGACGCGCCCGTGCGCTCCGGCCAATTCGTCCGCGTCCACGTTCCCTCCGCGACCGTGCACGCGATCGTCGTGCCGGCCGACGCCTTGAGTAGCGCCGGCCAGTTGGAGCACGTCTTTGTTGCCATCAACAACCGCGCCGAGCTCCGCCTCGTGAAAACCGGCGCCGCCCACGACGGACGCATCGAGATTCTCTCCGGTCTCTCTGTCGGCGAATCCGTGATCGTCCGCGCTCCGGCCGGACTCCGTGAAGGTCAACCGCTCGAGATCGCCCCATGA